One genomic segment of Pyruvatibacter mobilis includes these proteins:
- a CDS encoding enoyl-CoA hydratase/isomerase family protein, with product MAQLETLLVSSPHDHIRVVSLNRPKQMNAYSTRMCEELCAEIDAYLKDDALRVLVLTGEGRAFCAGGDVSNADDDRDHLMAQQLSHGREMRDGMHRVIQALHHLDKPVIAAINGAAVAGGLALALACDMRIADESAKLGDTSGRFALLPDEGGAWLFPRAMGLDRALKMTLLAETYPAREAQALGLVTDVVPDGTSLEAALDLATRLAAQSPLAVRLAKAMMVQGLDVTLEQSQREAALSVMIANESDDVKEGVRAFFNKQRPHFTGH from the coding sequence ATGGCCCAGTTGGAAACGCTCCTCGTCTCGTCACCCCATGACCATATCCGCGTGGTCAGCCTTAACCGGCCGAAACAGATGAACGCCTATTCCACGCGCATGTGCGAGGAACTCTGCGCGGAGATTGATGCCTATTTGAAAGACGACGCGCTGCGGGTGCTGGTGCTGACCGGCGAGGGCCGGGCCTTTTGTGCCGGCGGCGACGTGTCGAACGCGGATGATGACCGGGACCATTTGATGGCGCAGCAGCTCTCCCATGGCCGGGAGATGCGCGACGGGATGCACCGGGTGATCCAGGCACTGCATCATCTCGACAAGCCCGTGATTGCCGCCATCAACGGCGCAGCGGTGGCCGGTGGGCTGGCCCTGGCGCTGGCATGCGACATGCGCATCGCGGATGAAAGCGCGAAGCTGGGGGATACGTCCGGGCGGTTTGCCTTGCTACCCGATGAGGGCGGCGCGTGGCTGTTCCCCCGCGCCATGGGTCTTGACCGGGCGCTCAAGATGACGCTGCTGGCGGAGACCTATCCGGCGCGCGAGGCGCAGGCGCTGGGGCTTGTGACCGACGTGGTGCCGGACGGCACGTCGCTGGAGGCCGCGCTTGACCTTGCGACACGGCTGGCGGCGCAGTCACCGCTGGCGGTGCGGCTCGCCAAGGCGATGATGGTTCAGGGGCTTGATGTGACGCTGGAACAGTCGCAGCGCGAGGCGGCGCTGTCGGTGATGATCGCCAATGAAAGCGACGACGTGAAAGAAGGCGTGCGGGCCTTCTTCAATAAGCAGAGACCGCATTTTACCGGGCATTGA
- a CDS encoding VOC family protein, translating to MPDTAAQMPKGTGLAPYITVNGAAEAIEFYKRAFGAEEHFRLEDPDSGRIGHAELSVGGQLLMVSDEYPDFGALSPDSLGGSPVKLHLYVADVDAMFARALAAGGTELRAVKDEFYGDRTGTLSDPFGHTWMLASHREEVSPAEMQTRWQEMMGG from the coding sequence ATGCCAGATACAGCCGCACAAATGCCGAAGGGGACCGGCCTTGCGCCTTACATCACCGTCAACGGGGCGGCGGAGGCGATCGAGTTCTACAAGCGGGCCTTCGGTGCCGAGGAGCATTTCCGGCTTGAGGACCCCGACAGCGGGCGGATCGGGCATGCGGAACTCTCCGTCGGCGGCCAATTGCTGATGGTGTCGGACGAATATCCGGATTTCGGCGCCCTCAGCCCGGACAGCCTGGGGGGATCGCCGGTGAAGCTTCATCTCTATGTGGCGGATGTCGATGCAATGTTCGCCAGGGCGCTGGCCGCCGGCGGCACGGAATTGCGGGCGGTGAAGGACGAGTTTTACGGCGACCGCACCGGCACCCTGTCGGACCCGTTCGGCCACACATGGATGCTGGCCAGCCACCGGGAAGAGGTGAGCCCGGCGGAGATGCAGACGCGCTGGCAGGAGATGATGGGCGGCTGA
- a CDS encoding enoyl-CoA hydratase, which yields MAAASPPEPLEDLTLETRGSVALITLNRPDKLNAWTAAMERSMRIAMAAAANDPAVRAIVVTGAGRGFCAGADMNLLQEIDPDAGEKRSLASASSGVTYDWDRSAGPDISSHMGGRFGYVPQIPKPVIAAINGPCAGLGMVFALWCDMRIGAEDCFFTTAFSKRGLIAEHGISWLLPELTGHSVAMDLLFSARRVEADEARSVGLLNAVAPSEGLVDQALAYGQDLADSVSPRSVAVMKAQVWKARFQSLREAIDTGDDEMNKSFASADFKEGVAHFVEKRAPNFTGK from the coding sequence ATGGCCGCAGCATCGCCGCCGGAACCGCTCGAAGACCTGACGCTTGAGACCCGAGGCAGCGTCGCCCTCATCACCTTGAACAGGCCCGACAAGCTCAATGCCTGGACGGCTGCCATGGAGCGCTCCATGCGTATCGCCATGGCCGCCGCCGCCAATGATCCCGCGGTGCGCGCCATCGTCGTTACCGGGGCAGGGCGGGGCTTCTGTGCCGGAGCGGACATGAACCTGCTGCAGGAGATCGACCCGGACGCCGGCGAAAAGCGCTCGCTGGCCTCGGCGTCCTCTGGCGTGACCTATGACTGGGACCGCTCCGCCGGCCCCGACATCTCGTCCCACATGGGTGGCCGTTTCGGCTATGTGCCGCAGATCCCCAAGCCGGTCATCGCCGCCATCAACGGCCCCTGCGCGGGGCTCGGCATGGTGTTCGCCCTGTGGTGTGACATGCGCATCGGCGCGGAAGACTGCTTCTTCACCACCGCCTTTTCCAAACGCGGCCTGATCGCCGAGCACGGCATTTCCTGGCTGCTGCCGGAACTTACCGGCCATTCGGTGGCGATGGACCTGCTGTTCTCCGCCCGCCGCGTCGAGGCGGACGAGGCCCGCAGCGTCGGCCTGCTCAACGCGGTGGCACCGTCAGAAGGGCTTGTCGACCAGGCACTGGCCTATGGCCAGGACCTCGCCGACAGTGTCAGCCCGCGCTCCGTCGCCGTCATGAAGGCCCAGGTCTGGAAGGCCAGGTTCCAGTCCCTGCGCGAGGCAATCGACACCGGCGATGACGAGATGAACAAGAGCTTTGCCTCGGCCGATTTCAAGGAAGGGGTGGCCCACTTCGTCGAGAAGCGGGCACCGAACTTCACCGGAAAGTAG
- a CDS encoding TetR/AcrR family transcriptional regulator, which translates to MPETKKRGRPRSAQASQAILKAARDLLDEAGPARLTVEAVAARARVGKPTIYRYWANARELAMAALMDDGTKSDHASSHAPGTPSSERADFQSRLTVHLRHLIERFSSPRGRQTALMLATAERDSEMAKAFRNQVIMKAREDGRVILLEAIETGEIDPGTSIDVALDMIYGPIFFRLLTLHGPVTDHVADDIVTIISAALARAPITDKHTP; encoded by the coding sequence ATGCCGGAAACGAAAAAGCGCGGCCGCCCAAGAAGCGCGCAGGCCAGCCAGGCGATCCTCAAGGCGGCCCGCGATCTCCTTGATGAAGCAGGACCCGCGCGCCTGACCGTCGAAGCCGTTGCCGCCCGCGCCCGGGTCGGCAAGCCGACCATCTATCGCTACTGGGCCAATGCCCGCGAGCTGGCCATGGCGGCCTTGATGGATGACGGCACGAAATCCGATCACGCATCCAGCCATGCACCCGGCACCCCATCATCAGAAAGGGCGGACTTCCAGAGCCGCCTAACAGTCCACCTCCGCCATCTTATTGAACGATTTTCTTCGCCCCGCGGCCGCCAGACGGCCCTGATGCTGGCCACCGCCGAGCGCGACAGCGAAATGGCCAAAGCATTCCGCAACCAGGTCATCATGAAGGCGCGCGAAGACGGCCGCGTGATCCTGCTTGAAGCAATCGAAACAGGCGAGATTGACCCCGGCACCTCGATCGATGTCGCCCTGGACATGATCTACGGTCCGATATTCTTCCGCCTGCTGACATTACATGGCCCTGTCACGGACCACGTGGCTGATGATATCGTGACCATCATCAGCGCAGCGCTGGCGCGCGCGCCCATTACGGACAAGCACACCCCATGA
- a CDS encoding HlyD family type I secretion periplasmic adaptor subunit produces the protein MSQTETSRLPSLMNPGAALLDPVRGPAQAVTALLVAAAGLLVFLLVWAALARLDITASGQGSVVPSSQIQLVQNLEGGILQAILVREGDRVARGDVVAHIDDTGIASSYREDLSTFRSLQASVARLTAEAEGAALAFPPDLAAADDGPALIAAETAFYASRAQELQDTITVLERQSEQARAGREDAQERIRFLDSKRRSAVSELVLVRKQVDQGLISVVEQLQLERLIADTDEKLSGARGDITRFTIEIEELASRIAEQRSIFVAEAREQLAMRQAELAALRERLVAHRDRVGRRDVRAPANGIVKRVATLTPGAVIEPGGTIMEIVPVDDALSIEVRIAPADIAFIQPGQEAKVRLTAYDFSVYGALPGRVERVGADTITTRDDERYFPVTVRVDETALQDRQADLPIIPGMVADVSVVTGERTILDYILKPVLKLQERALQER, from the coding sequence ATGAGCCAGACCGAGACCTCTCGCCTCCCCTCCCTGATGAACCCGGGCGCAGCCCTGCTGGACCCGGTGCGCGGGCCGGCACAGGCCGTAACGGCGCTGCTGGTGGCGGCGGCGGGGCTGCTTGTGTTCCTGCTCGTGTGGGCGGCCTTGGCGCGGCTCGACATTACAGCCTCCGGCCAGGGCAGCGTGGTGCCGTCATCGCAGATCCAGCTGGTGCAGAACCTTGAAGGCGGCATCCTGCAGGCGATCCTGGTGCGCGAGGGGGACCGCGTGGCACGGGGCGACGTAGTGGCGCATATCGATGATACGGGCATTGCCTCGTCCTATCGCGAGGACCTCTCCACCTTCCGCTCCCTGCAGGCGAGCGTGGCACGGCTGACGGCGGAGGCGGAGGGGGCTGCCCTCGCCTTTCCGCCCGATCTGGCAGCGGCCGATGACGGGCCGGCGCTGATTGCGGCGGAGACCGCGTTTTACGCAAGCCGGGCGCAGGAGCTGCAGGACACGATCACGGTGCTGGAGCGCCAAAGCGAGCAGGCACGCGCCGGCCGCGAGGACGCGCAGGAGCGCATCCGCTTTCTGGACAGCAAGCGGCGCTCGGCGGTGTCGGAGCTGGTGCTTGTGCGCAAGCAGGTGGACCAGGGGCTTATTTCCGTGGTCGAACAATTGCAGCTTGAGCGGCTGATTGCGGATACGGATGAAAAACTGAGCGGGGCGCGCGGCGACATCACCCGGTTTACCATCGAGATAGAGGAACTGGCCTCACGCATTGCCGAGCAGCGGTCGATCTTCGTGGCCGAGGCGCGCGAGCAACTGGCGATGCGGCAGGCGGAGCTGGCGGCGCTGCGCGAGCGGCTGGTAGCCCATCGCGACCGGGTGGGCCGCCGGGACGTGCGGGCACCGGCCAATGGCATCGTCAAGCGCGTGGCGACACTGACGCCTGGGGCTGTGATCGAGCCGGGGGGCACGATCATGGAAATCGTGCCGGTGGATGACGCGCTGTCCATCGAGGTGCGCATCGCGCCTGCGGACATTGCCTTCATCCAGCCGGGCCAGGAGGCCAAGGTGCGGCTGACGGCCTATGATTTCTCCGTCTATGGCGCCCTGCCCGGCCGGGTGGAGCGCGTGGGCGCGGACACGATCACCACCCGCGATGACGAGCGCTACTTTCCGGTGACCGTGCGGGTGGACGAGACGGCCCTGCAGGACCGCCAGGCCGACCTGCCGATCATCCCCGGCATGGTGGCGGATGTGAGCGTGGTGACCGGGGAGCGGACGATCCTCGACTACATCCTGAAGCCCGTGCTGAAGCTCCAGGAGCGGGCGCTGCAGGAGCGCTGA
- a CDS encoding GFA family protein: protein MTSLTGGCACGSITYRVTEPLQDARSCHCSRCRKVFSAQASAYALVAPGSFEWTGGEDMLTSFVSEAGEGLCFCSRCGSTLAGIVDGKVHGVTLGCLDDTDPGVRLERHIFVGSRAAWEPMPQGAPCYDEHAPEDG, encoded by the coding sequence ATGACCTCCCTTACCGGCGGCTGCGCCTGCGGCAGCATCACCTATCGCGTCACCGAACCTCTTCAGGACGCGCGCTCCTGCCATTGCTCACGCTGCCGCAAGGTGTTCAGCGCCCAGGCCTCGGCCTATGCGCTGGTCGCCCCCGGCAGTTTTGAATGGACAGGAGGCGAAGACATGCTGACTTCCTTTGTCAGCGAAGCGGGCGAGGGGCTGTGCTTCTGCAGCCGCTGCGGCTCGACCCTTGCGGGCATTGTCGATGGCAAGGTGCACGGGGTCACCCTTGGCTGCCTCGATGACACCGATCCGGGCGTCAGGCTTGAGCGGCACATCTTCGTCGGCTCCCGCGCCGCCTGGGAGCCCATGCCCCAGGGCGCGCCTTGCTATGACGAACACGCCCCGGAGGATGGCTAG
- a CDS encoding site-2 protease family protein, producing MFGKNLTLGRILGIEIRINVSWLFIAMLLSWALARGYFPAVHEGLQQIDYWSMGIVAVVGLFLSILLHELAHSVVAKAFGQDIKSITLWMLGGMAEMRDEPPSPRAEFLMAIAGPAASFVLAGLFHALGAALGGDGSMALAGIVAVYLGKLNLILAIFNLVPAFPLDGGRVARAALWAWTGDFTRATATAARMGSLFGLGLILLGVFALLAGGDLSGLWLVILGLFIRFAADASQARAETQHALEGEPLRRVMVPDPVVVAPGLTVAELIDGYIYRHAFEFFPVVEAGRLVGSVSLHEVRTVPPHARETTRVADILRPMTRDCVIAADASAAEALAHMQGTKRTLLMVVDGPRLVGVIALRDIMRLVSLKSVLAGTAHGD from the coding sequence ATGTTCGGCAAGAACCTCACGCTGGGCCGTATTCTCGGCATCGAGATCCGCATCAATGTCAGCTGGCTGTTCATTGCCATGCTGCTGTCCTGGGCGCTGGCGCGCGGCTATTTTCCCGCCGTCCACGAGGGATTGCAGCAGATCGACTACTGGTCGATGGGCATCGTGGCGGTTGTCGGGCTGTTCCTGTCGATCCTGCTGCACGAGCTGGCGCATTCGGTGGTGGCCAAGGCGTTCGGCCAGGACATCAAGAGCATCACCCTGTGGATGCTGGGCGGCATGGCGGAGATGCGGGATGAGCCGCCGAGCCCACGGGCGGAGTTCCTGATGGCGATCGCGGGGCCGGCGGCGAGCTTCGTGCTGGCCGGGCTGTTTCATGCCCTTGGTGCGGCGCTGGGAGGGGACGGGTCGATGGCGCTGGCGGGCATCGTGGCGGTCTATCTGGGCAAGCTCAATCTGATCCTGGCGATCTTCAACCTGGTGCCGGCCTTTCCGCTGGATGGCGGCCGGGTGGCGCGCGCGGCGCTGTGGGCGTGGACGGGTGATTTCACCCGCGCAACGGCGACAGCGGCGCGGATGGGCTCGCTGTTCGGGCTCGGGCTTATCCTGCTGGGGGTGTTCGCGCTGCTGGCGGGCGGGGATCTGAGCGGGCTGTGGCTGGTCATCCTGGGCCTGTTCATCCGCTTCGCCGCCGACGCGTCACAGGCGCGGGCGGAGACGCAGCACGCGCTGGAGGGCGAGCCGCTCCGCCGGGTGATGGTGCCCGACCCGGTCGTGGTGGCGCCCGGCCTCACCGTCGCTGAGCTGATCGACGGGTATATCTACAGGCACGCTTTCGAGTTCTTTCCTGTGGTGGAGGCCGGACGGCTTGTGGGCAGCGTCAGCCTGCACGAGGTCCGCACAGTGCCGCCCCACGCGCGGGAGACGACGCGGGTGGCGGACATCCTGCGCCCGATGACCCGGGACTGCGTGATCGCCGCCGACGCTTCCGCCGCAGAGGCGCTGGCGCACATGCAGGGCACAAAGCGGACGCTGCTGATGGTGGTGGACGGCCCGCGCCTTGTGGGCGTCATCGCCCTGCGTGACATCATGCGGCTGGTGTCGCTGAAATCGGTCCTGGCCGGGACGGCGCACGGGGACTGA
- a CDS encoding sensor histidine kinase, producing MTIYRRRRLSPAIERLKHEQGRQALRYLTMGAGMLYATLTLIRPVSLPEDVWPLLAAIAFASAAACFAMRARLDDITATPASTRAAETGLIAILAINTVLHSVILPDPSLTTTMSLVIIAAGLVSHSGFAMAGTILIGVGAVTYMLAAPGVPYAEQVHYAIHYVLSAGLALLIFVVRMRQIRQRGASELRRNRAMMRLERQQALLRDATRNAERAARQADSANRAKSQFLANMSHELRTPLNAIIGFSELMEHRIFGNLGDDRYGEYAEHIHSSGTFLLNLVNDILDLSKIEANKFEVFLEPVQLKPLLGECASMIAPQASRKELRLLTPDVPVDAAVMADPRALRQILLNLLSNAVKFTGKGGEVALEVTRTNDNWCIRVRDSGVGIAEEDIERVLAPFGQVANALTRNQDGTGLGLPLAKSLTELMDGDFTLDSRPGAGTAVAIALPAARADVAALTFGHDTPSALPA from the coding sequence ATGACCATCTACCGGCGCCGCAGGCTGTCACCGGCCATTGAGCGCCTGAAGCATGAACAGGGCCGCCAGGCACTGCGCTATCTCACGATGGGCGCGGGCATGCTCTATGCCACCCTGACGCTGATCCGCCCGGTTTCCCTGCCGGAAGATGTCTGGCCGCTGCTCGCAGCCATCGCCTTCGCCTCCGCGGCGGCCTGCTTCGCCATGCGGGCGCGGCTCGACGACATCACGGCCACGCCCGCCTCCACCCGCGCGGCGGAGACGGGGCTCATCGCCATCCTCGCCATCAACACGGTGTTGCACTCGGTCATCCTGCCGGATCCGAGCCTCACCACCACCATGTCGCTGGTCATCATCGCCGCCGGCCTCGTCAGCCATTCGGGCTTTGCCATGGCGGGCACCATTCTCATCGGCGTGGGTGCCGTCACCTATATGCTGGCCGCCCCCGGTGTTCCCTATGCGGAGCAGGTGCATTACGCGATCCACTACGTGCTGAGCGCCGGGCTTGCGCTCCTGATCTTCGTGGTCCGCATGCGGCAGATTCGCCAGCGCGGCGCCAGCGAGCTGCGCCGCAACCGGGCCATGATGCGGCTGGAGCGACAGCAGGCCTTGTTGAGGGACGCCACACGCAACGCCGAGCGCGCCGCCCGCCAGGCCGACAGCGCCAACCGCGCCAAGAGCCAGTTCCTCGCCAATATGAGCCACGAGCTGCGTACGCCGCTCAACGCCATCATCGGCTTTTCCGAACTGATGGAGCACCGCATCTTCGGGAACCTGGGCGATGACCGCTATGGCGAATATGCCGAGCACATCCATTCGAGCGGCACCTTCCTGCTCAACCTGGTGAACGACATTCTCGACCTGTCGAAGATCGAGGCCAACAAGTTCGAGGTGTTCCTCGAACCCGTGCAGCTCAAGCCGCTGCTGGGCGAGTGCGCGTCCATGATTGCCCCGCAGGCCAGCCGCAAGGAGTTGCGCCTGCTGACCCCGGACGTGCCGGTCGATGCCGCCGTGATGGCTGACCCGCGCGCCCTGCGGCAGATCCTGCTCAATCTCCTGTCCAACGCGGTGAAGTTCACCGGCAAGGGCGGGGAGGTGGCGCTGGAGGTCACCCGCACCAACGACAACTGGTGCATCCGCGTGCGCGACAGCGGCGTCGGCATCGCCGAGGAAGATATCGAGCGTGTGCTCGCGCCCTTCGGCCAGGTCGCCAACGCCCTGACCCGCAACCAGGACGGCACAGGCCTCGGCCTGCCGCTGGCCAAGTCGCTGACCGAATTGATGGATGGCGACTTCACCCTCGACAGCCGCCCCGGCGCCGGCACAGCCGTCGCCATCGCGCTGCCCGCCGCCCGCGCCGACGTCGCAGCCCTCACCTTCGGCCACGACACCCCCAGCGCCCTGCCGGCCTGA
- a CDS encoding ferritin-like domain-containing protein yields MAETQKDQITKDNIYNTVEPDDFAAMIECDRYLERASAFDKIISATHDHFWDPMDKRYIDFSTPFDIENEYMVEPEMTVGFGTAVWDKLDEKNRIKLTNLDTHWSLSNILHGEQGAMALSASLCHILRDPGAQEYAANQAREEARHVTAFIEIVRARFGKPMACGPVLRDTLTELVNSKLAWKKIVGMQLLIEGLAMGAFATFYNKGRDPLIIRLAQLAMTDEAFHHKFGKIWADRTIPHLNEEEHNKIEDWAWQVFSNLLYNLASPDQKKHIYEQVGLDWEWVQGAFMEGMTDEKVRENMQQSSNIFRVLVKTLLMCGIITKRTAGNYAAYIDMQQLHMESDEMVGDSIAAAGIEQLRKINSRNEALRSLSGQAAD; encoded by the coding sequence ATGGCTGAGACGCAAAAAGACCAGATCACCAAGGACAATATCTACAACACCGTGGAGCCGGACGACTTCGCGGCGATGATCGAATGCGACCGCTACCTGGAGCGGGCCAGCGCGTTCGACAAGATCATTTCGGCGACCCATGACCATTTCTGGGACCCGATGGACAAGCGCTATATCGACTTCTCCACTCCGTTCGACATTGAAAACGAATACATGGTGGAGCCGGAGATGACCGTCGGCTTCGGCACCGCGGTGTGGGACAAGCTGGACGAGAAGAACCGGATCAAGCTGACCAATCTAGACACCCATTGGTCGCTGTCCAACATCCTGCATGGCGAGCAGGGCGCGATGGCCCTGTCGGCCTCGCTCTGCCACATCCTGCGGGACCCCGGCGCGCAGGAATATGCTGCCAACCAGGCGCGCGAGGAAGCGCGCCATGTAACGGCCTTTATCGAGATCGTCCGCGCCCGGTTCGGCAAGCCGATGGCCTGTGGCCCGGTGCTGCGCGACACGCTGACGGAGCTGGTGAACTCCAAGCTTGCCTGGAAGAAGATCGTCGGCATGCAGCTGCTGATCGAGGGGCTGGCCATGGGGGCGTTCGCCACCTTCTACAACAAGGGCCGCGACCCGCTGATCATCCGGCTGGCGCAGCTGGCGATGACGGATGAGGCGTTCCACCACAAGTTCGGCAAGATCTGGGCGGACCGCACCATCCCGCACCTCAATGAGGAAGAGCACAACAAGATCGAGGACTGGGCATGGCAGGTGTTCTCGAACCTGCTCTACAACCTCGCCTCCCCGGACCAGAAGAAGCACATCTATGAACAGGTGGGCCTCGACTGGGAATGGGTGCAGGGCGCCTTCATGGAAGGCATGACGGACGAGAAGGTGCGCGAGAACATGCAGCAATCGTCCAACATCTTCCGGGTACTGGTGAAGACGCTGCTGATGTGCGGCATCATCACCAAGCGGACGGCGGGCAATTATGCCGCCTATATCGACATGCAGCAGCTGCACATGGAAAGCGACGAGATGGTGGGCGATTCCATCGCCGCCGCCGGCATCGAGCAGCTGCGCAAGATCAACTCCCGCAATGAAGCCCTGCGGTCGCTATCCGGCCAGGCGGCGGACTGA
- a CDS encoding type I secretion system permease/ATPase, producing the protein MPGGAGDSYLPALKAVLRVFGKSADVSAMLAGLPLRGGELTADYLAEAAERADVSAAAYDGTIAAITRTQLPMIVSAVDYGPVALLTRHANGFTAARGPDETFWLPDDTIDAAAPMFRLAPAYYFDQRSELLDLERPHQWFRGSLFANRALYGYAILAGLFVNLAAIAISLFTMAVYDRVIPNNALSSLVALLIGIIVIVLTDAGMRMVRGYLVDAAGRRFDVSVGARIFRQLLAMRGATRPQSAGTLANSVRDFETVREFFTSATLVTLGDVPFVLLFLGIIFWIGGWLVLVPLAAICVLVGAGLLLQTPIHTAVAQAHREAAHKSAFLHEAMAGIDTIKAVNAQAWARRHWEAIIARNAETSLVSRQWTSFSGSLSSAVMNFVTIGTVALGAVLVAEGLITSGALIAAVILAGRTIQPFVQVAGLMARWQQTRLAVESLDVFMTAPGEEKSGQLQHVAAKGALSFRNVTFSYPPAADDVPPQTALEGVSFEIEAGSCVAILGRVGSGKSTALRLALNLDEPQSGHVLLDGVDVRQYHPAALRAAIGYAGQEAVLFHGTIRDNILAARPGVSDAELLAAARTAGLDDLLSRSVTGLQTPVGERGGRLSGGERQAVSLARALAGQPPVLLLDEPTSAMDNTTEQRVIAGLAEARRGLTTLIVTHKPALLPLASRIIVLDQGKVAMDGPRDAVLARLTGKPPQQALNVVTQTAH; encoded by the coding sequence ATGCCGGGAGGTGCGGGCGACAGCTATCTGCCGGCGCTGAAGGCGGTTCTGCGGGTCTTCGGCAAGAGTGCCGATGTGTCCGCCATGCTGGCGGGCCTGCCGCTGCGCGGCGGTGAGCTGACGGCTGACTACCTGGCCGAGGCAGCAGAGCGGGCGGATGTGTCCGCTGCCGCCTATGACGGCACTATTGCGGCCATCACCCGGACGCAGCTGCCGATGATCGTGTCCGCTGTGGATTACGGCCCTGTCGCGCTTCTGACGCGGCATGCCAATGGCTTTACGGCGGCGCGCGGGCCGGACGAGACCTTCTGGCTGCCGGATGACACGATTGATGCGGCGGCGCCGATGTTCCGCCTCGCGCCGGCCTATTACTTTGACCAGCGCAGTGAGCTTCTGGACCTTGAGCGACCGCATCAGTGGTTTCGCGGGTCGCTGTTCGCCAACAGGGCGCTTTATGGCTACGCGATCCTGGCGGGGCTGTTCGTCAATCTGGCGGCGATCGCCATCTCGCTGTTCACCATGGCGGTCTATGACCGGGTGATCCCCAACAATGCCCTGTCGAGCCTGGTGGCGCTGCTGATCGGGATTATCGTCATTGTGCTGACGGATGCGGGGATGCGCATGGTGCGCGGCTACCTGGTGGATGCGGCGGGGCGGCGCTTCGACGTATCGGTGGGGGCGCGCATCTTCCGGCAGCTTCTGGCGATGCGCGGGGCGACGCGGCCGCAGAGCGCCGGCACACTGGCCAACAGCGTGCGCGACTTTGAAACGGTGCGGGAGTTTTTCACCTCCGCGACGCTGGTGACGCTGGGGGACGTGCCGTTCGTGCTGCTGTTTCTCGGCATCATCTTCTGGATCGGCGGGTGGCTGGTGCTGGTGCCGCTTGCGGCCATCTGCGTGCTGGTGGGGGCCGGGCTGCTGCTGCAGACGCCCATTCACACAGCGGTTGCGCAGGCGCACCGGGAGGCCGCGCATAAATCCGCCTTCCTGCATGAGGCGATGGCGGGGATCGACACCATCAAGGCGGTGAATGCGCAGGCCTGGGCGCGGCGGCACTGGGAAGCGATCATTGCGCGTAATGCGGAGACGAGCCTTGTCTCGCGCCAGTGGACGAGCTTTTCGGGATCGCTGTCCTCGGCGGTGATGAATTTTGTGACCATCGGCACGGTGGCGCTGGGGGCGGTGCTGGTGGCGGAGGGGCTGATTACGTCCGGCGCGCTGATTGCCGCCGTCATCCTGGCGGGGCGGACGATCCAGCCTTTCGTGCAGGTGGCGGGGCTGATGGCGCGCTGGCAGCAAACGCGGCTGGCGGTGGAAAGCCTCGACGTTTTCATGACAGCGCCGGGCGAGGAAAAGTCCGGCCAGCTGCAGCATGTGGCCGCGAAGGGGGCATTGTCCTTCCGCAACGTCACCTTCTCCTATCCGCCGGCGGCCGACGACGTGCCGCCGCAGACAGCGCTGGAAGGCGTGAGCTTCGAGATCGAGGCGGGCAGCTGCGTGGCCATTCTGGGCCGCGTCGGCTCGGGCAAGTCCACCGCGCTGCGGCTGGCGCTCAATCTCGATGAGCCGCAATCGGGCCATGTGCTGCTGGACGGGGTCGATGTGCGGCAATACCACCCGGCGGCCCTGCGCGCGGCCATCGGCTATGCGGGCCAGGAGGCGGTGCTGTTTCACGGCACGATCCGCGACAACATTCTGGCGGCGCGGCCGGGAGTGTCTGATGCGGAGTTGCTGGCGGCGGCCCGCACGGCCGGGCTTGATGATCTTCTGTCGCGCTCGGTGACTGGATTGCAGACACCGGTTGGGGAGCGGGGTGGGCGGCTGTCCGGCGGGGAAAGGCAAGCGGTGTCACTGGCCCGCGCGCTGGCCGGGCAGCCGCCTGTGCTCCTGCTCGATGAGCCGACCTCGGCCATGGACAACACGACCGAACAGCGGGTGATTGCCGGGCTGGCGGAGGCGCGCCGGGGGCTGACCACGCTGATCGTCACGCACAAGCCGGCCCTGCTGCCGCTGGCCTCGCGCATCATCGTGCTTGACCAGGGCAAGGTTGCGATGGACGGGCCGCGGGACGCGGTGCTGGCGCGACTGACGGGCAAGCCGCCGCAGCAGGCGCTGAATGTCGTGACGCAGACAGCGCATTAG